In Microplitis mediator isolate UGA2020A chromosome 9, iyMicMedi2.1, whole genome shotgun sequence, the DNA window gacttAGTACggtgctgaaaaaaaagtgctcgattgtggtgcagcatcacactgattactgtgcggAACTGACTAAGTGATATGCGCACACGaccagtcgggttccaatctttctgTGTATGAACACAACTTGGGTAAGAGCTGCTCACTGTTGCAATTAGGGCAGAAACGTATAACGTAAACTACTATTGCTCAACCTTTCAAGCCCTGATCGTAAACAGTGTCATGACTCTACTCAATGCACACTCTTTagaatatctttaaaaaaatgaattacctCATGTATAATGTAGATATTAAGAAAAGGAACAAAATGGGTTCTTAAGAAAAATcgagtaatattaattatttttaaaatcattgtaTTTAACTCTTATCgcaaaactaataaatatttttacaaagtatcatattgtaattaatcaaacaataatcatttttttcattaaacacTTGATTGATTTAATGCTGTGATATTTAGTCCAGTCAAATTCACAACTGTTTTGAGTGTCTCTCCAGTTGCAAATATGGTTGTTTCTCCATTTGATGTCAATCCAACTAAAGATAATTCCTCGGGCTGATTCTTCATATAGCAAAATAAACCACCCTCTCGCAATTCCTAGAACACAAATAGTATTAGTAATTATTGTCTCTATCGTTACAATAATCTCCTGAGTGGGCGCCACCTTTGTTTTCGGTTAACAAATCAGAGTGCCCGAAAGATTGGAAATGTAATTTATTGCTAATGGATGGGACAAGTGAATAATTAACTGGCTCACAACTCGCAATTGATaaatagagagagagagagagctCTTTTATGATGGGGTACTAAGGCCAAGTCGCACCTTACGATTTCTCTGAAGGTGACCTATTCATTACTACAGGAAACTGGTACTAAAGGCAGGCATCTCCAAACCCACTTCGTCCAGAGTCTCTTCATTTCCTGAGATGAAAAGAGTGTAAGGCCCACACAGGTATGGATTCGTGGTGGTTTTGATTTGACACCACGTGAATGGGGTGAATTTCTTCAACTCATTGGTCAACGTTGACCCTTGCTCGtgatttgattatatttttcaatcgaGGGTGTCATCTGAAGAGGGGGGGGGGGAAGTTACGCAACGCGTGTATTCTTAAATCGTTCAGGAAACCGCCACGGTCCCTAGGTAGCTCCGTTACACAAATGAATCAATGTCTAAAATGATCAACTTTGACGCTTTGATATCAGTAAGTTAGCAGACAAACGATTATCGAAGcaattttaactaatttttaagaCTCATTGAATTAAATcgtttcatttattttctctcCGGACACTGATGTTGCCTACGAACTACTAGATATCTGAATTCTTACATAGAAAACCGGTTTTAAAATTCTAGGTTTCTTAAGTCTTacactaaaatttgaaataaatcacTTGAAAGTTGCTCAAAGTAAATACTTACATCATCGTTTTCCTCAATGATACACGAAAAGTAATTGTCGGTATTCTTAACAGAATCAGCATTCTGAATTGGACATTCAACAAATGTAGTTTCCTCTGAAGTCACAGATGTAAGTATAAAACAGCTCGTCGGATCTACATCACTGAAATTTTGGGCCACTTTGATAAATGTATGATTCGTGATTTCAGATTCTGATATAACTGGTTCATCAGTTTTTAACAAAGCGAATGGTCGTTGAGATTCATTCAACTCCTTACTAAACTCTAGACCAAAGAATACGTTTTCCGCGTTGACATGAAGGTTCGTTTTATTTGGCGGAGGATTCTGGAGTTCGTTGGTTACAAAAAGAGATTGATTGACATCAATgctgaaaaaaagaatattcaataatgtaattatatcgattaattttaaatttcatggcAATTTACCTTTCAAGAGGCAAGGAGAAAGTGAGAAACTCATTGGCTCCAATGAATAAACCAAATGCGTAAGACATACTATCAAATGAGTTGATTTTTACCGTCCATTCTCTTAGAAAACTTTCGTTTGGTCGAAAGATTTCACCTTCCAATACCTCCTCATTTTTAGCAAAATCAACAAATAACGCGGCACTAAATAATAccagaaataatttaatcattttcacAAAATAAATTCACTTAAGTCAAGAACTCGAATGGTATCACAATGGGATGTGTGGAGTATGAAATAATTCCTGAAGTTTTTATACTACAAATCTGAGCTGGTATTAGTTACCGTCGTTGAATATCTGCGATTACAAATACACAACAATAGGTTGATAAAAACGCGTGACGCACGAAATAGAATTTCGAAAACAACTGACACGTATTGCTGTGATGACCAAAAAAGAacgcaattaaatattaatgatgaGTCATTagtaagattatttttttctagtttttttatcaatataaattctaaaaatagtaattataagtACGGCGCACAATGTACTGACcaactattttaaattacatttcttgtaattaatctattttttaaattaataaatattcgaTGGCCAATTTTGCTCCTTAATTATAACTTAAATTCGAATgctttatataattatatatgaacagaTTTATTTATAGAGAAGGGGGCAGAATGGggtatctttaaatttttcaaaaaaacctcagttttcaaaacgttttttgaaaatcccGAAATTGCTTCtgaaaatgtttaaaatttttataatttcgaaatttaattaacttccataattttttaatctattacttaatacaaaaaaaattattaaaaaattttttttttcttccttgcATCCAACAATtctgtgaaatgtaattttgttttgtgTAAATTGCtaacaagaaaattaaatttatttaagatccggaaattttttttcaccttttttagggagtgccccattttgcccgccaaaaaattaaattaaaaattaaaaatggaaCATATAAAGGTTCAACTTATTTGAGTCCCTAAAAACTATGTATTTTTCTAAGTACCCTGTTTACTCCCCCCCCCCTCTCCTATATACTTATAGCTTTCCTACACAAACAAGTATCAGTTTTGTTGGAATCCAAAATGGCCAAACAcgaaattataaactaaaattttctatactacATCTAAACTTATAAATGACTCAACCAATAGTGAAAGGAATCCGTCAAAAATCGTCTCACGACATTTCTAACcctccaaaaatttaaattctgccTAACCTCTAAATTGATACCATTGAACCTGTTTTTAAACCCTAATTTCACGATAAATTTGGGAACCATCCACCTGACCCTCGCTTTATTTCGCTTCTTCCGAGCAATAATTTTTCCTAAAACCAACTCGAGTATAAAGCAAATGGTGGAACAAATCAACCCGAGAGCCAACAGAACCAAAGAAAACTTCAAGTCACCAAAATTTATTGGCCGGTATTGCACCTGCGATCTCGCTTCTTTCGCTCTGATTCCTCGCATGTCATCTATGACCATCTCATCTGTCCACTTTTGCGAGAGTCCTGAGTGCGCGAGCCAAATCATAACCTCATTTATTTTAGACCCAAGCAGCAAATTCTTACGTACCAGCTGCGAATAGTATCCAGTGACTAGGGCTCTTTTAGATCGATGCaagttgtaattatttattgcaggCAACAATTGAGACAAATCATTAATACAAGCAACTGATGTATCATTTTGAATCTGTAATCCACAAACGTATCCTTTGAAATTCGTCTTCGCTATCAGCTCAGGGTCAGTGATAAATTCTCTAGCTCTGTGATACgcataaattttagtataacGTGGGTCTTTTAGATCTTCTAGAGTCTCGACATTTGTTCGGTACTCTTTTCTCGTCAGGAATTCAGCGAGGCGCCCACTAAATGTCCCATGgattatcagaaaatataaaaagatcatggaaaaaaaaatacgaattgATGATGTCTTCATAGGCGTATATATTTCGGCATTTATTAGCAAGcgtataatttcaaatgtcgcgAATGCGACGTCACGT includes these proteins:
- the LOC130674234 gene encoding uncharacterized protein LOC130674234 translates to MIKLFLVLFSAALFVDFAKNEEVLEGEIFRPNESFLREWTVKINSFDSMSYAFGLFIGANEFLTFSLPLESIDVNQSLFVTNELQNPPPNKTNLHVNAENVFFGLEFSKELNESQRPFALLKTDEPVISESEITNHTFIKVAQNFSDVDPTSCFILTSVTSEETTFVECPIQNADSVKNTDNYFSCIIEENDDELREGGLFCYMKNQPEELSLVGLTSNGETTIFATGETLKTVVNLTGLNITALNQSSV